One Gimesia aquarii DNA segment encodes these proteins:
- a CDS encoding S1C family serine protease: protein MIVPLTAKASSQSTINHALPRLVKIFGAGGVKNLYAYSTGFLVSPQGHIATIWSPVLDTDRLSVVLNDGRRFDAEVLGAEPYLDLAIIKLKTERELNLPYFDFREKVIAGPGTRILGFSNMFRVATGDEPVSVLHGVIEARTELPRRRGAFELAYSGDVYVVDAITNNPGAAGGAILTYDGKLLGMIGKQVRNAKTNTWVNYSLPIDVLSKSIEQIITGKFESSENQKKTVTQAPERYRPVDFGMVMVPDVLYRTPAYIDSVLPGSLVAKAGLKPDDLVVFVNDELVKSCKTLNAELGKLEAGDLLRLVVRRKNQLVSIEFQVPPEKNN, encoded by the coding sequence TTGATAGTCCCGCTTACAGCCAAGGCCTCCTCACAATCAACGATCAATCATGCTTTACCGCGATTGGTAAAAATATTTGGTGCCGGCGGTGTAAAGAATCTATATGCATATAGCACTGGTTTTCTGGTATCTCCTCAAGGACATATTGCTACTATTTGGAGTCCTGTTCTTGACACTGATCGTCTTTCAGTTGTCCTCAACGATGGACGAAGATTTGATGCAGAAGTGCTTGGAGCCGAACCATATCTTGATTTGGCAATAATCAAATTAAAAACAGAACGTGAACTGAATCTGCCCTATTTCGACTTTCGTGAAAAAGTAATCGCTGGTCCAGGTACACGAATACTGGGTTTTAGTAACATGTTTCGTGTTGCTACAGGGGATGAACCAGTATCTGTATTGCATGGAGTGATTGAAGCTCGAACGGAATTACCTCGAAGAAGAGGTGCTTTCGAACTCGCTTACTCAGGTGATGTCTATGTTGTCGATGCCATTACCAACAACCCGGGCGCTGCTGGAGGGGCCATTTTGACTTATGATGGCAAACTATTAGGAATGATCGGAAAACAGGTTCGAAATGCCAAAACCAACACTTGGGTCAATTACTCTCTCCCAATTGATGTATTAAGTAAAAGTATCGAGCAAATTATTACCGGCAAATTTGAATCTAGCGAAAATCAAAAAAAAACAGTAACACAAGCACCAGAACGATATCGCCCTGTCGACTTCGGAATGGTAATGGTACCCGATGTCCTGTATCGCACTCCAGCTTATATTGATAGTGTCCTTCCTGGTTCGTTAGTCGCTAAAGCGGGTCTGAAACCTGATGACCTGGTTGTTTTTGTAAATGATGAACTCGTTAAATCGTGTAAGACACTTAATGCTGAACTAGGAAAGCTTGAAGCTGGCGATTTACTACGTCTGGTTGTTCGTCGTAAGAATCAATTGGTCTCTATTGAATTCCAAGTCCCACCTGAAAAAAATAACTAA
- the cpaB gene encoding Flp pilus assembly protein CpaB: MKSLTPAKVTLLMFGIFGILIAAYIGKRLLAGKEEAPPVATRNIPMAISELEPGTLVTEEHLGLGPIAIKDLKPEMMTSNRVIVGRIVKEPIPAATPISTSQLYPAGETPPLKIDPGMRAISVPLESSVDLVDGLIKPGEYVDVHMTPTGMTDDRRLNGGLTLTLFKGVRVIAINRSYTQSANSRRGTNVTLELTPEQANIMILARDKGDITMSYNPEGKGDGGVAVSSADRATLYEILGLKAPEKIAEPPKPFVIEGYYGSSRSVNQFDRNGLRIGDYNNFNRGRGRAFNSGGYLNPDWGRGQGYDSYNRDSISAPANRASGPQGNGQREVGPSAQRGPQGATSGRQGTNARSFALNRRVGR, from the coding sequence GTGAAAAGCCTGACCCCTGCAAAAGTGACTCTGTTGATGTTTGGCATCTTTGGTATCCTGATTGCAGCTTATATCGGAAAGAGACTACTGGCGGGAAAAGAAGAAGCACCGCCTGTGGCAACACGAAACATTCCTATGGCAATCAGTGAATTAGAGCCAGGTACGTTGGTTACTGAAGAGCACTTGGGATTGGGTCCGATCGCTATCAAAGATTTGAAGCCGGAAATGATGACTTCAAATCGTGTCATTGTCGGACGAATTGTGAAAGAGCCAATTCCAGCTGCTACTCCAATCTCAACCAGCCAGCTCTACCCTGCCGGAGAAACTCCACCTCTTAAAATCGATCCAGGAATGCGTGCCATCTCTGTGCCTCTTGAATCATCGGTTGATCTTGTAGATGGATTGATAAAACCAGGAGAATACGTTGACGTCCACATGACTCCCACTGGTATGACTGATGACAGACGCTTGAATGGCGGACTGACTCTCACCTTATTTAAAGGCGTGCGTGTCATTGCCATCAATCGAAGCTATACACAAAGTGCTAATTCAAGACGAGGCACAAATGTGACACTTGAGTTAACTCCAGAACAGGCCAATATCATGATTCTCGCTCGTGACAAGGGTGATATCACGATGAGCTATAACCCAGAAGGTAAGGGAGATGGAGGCGTGGCTGTCAGTAGTGCAGATCGAGCCACTCTGTATGAAATTTTAGGATTAAAAGCCCCCGAAAAAATAGCGGAGCCTCCCAAACCATTTGTAATCGAAGGCTATTATGGTTCCAGTCGCAGCGTAAATCAATTCGATCGTAACGGTTTGCGTATTGGTGATTATAACAATTTCAATCGTGGTAGAGGCCGTGCATTCAACTCCGGAGGATATCTCAACCCGGACTGGGGACGCGGTCAAGGATACGACTCCTATAACAGAGATTCCATCAGTGCTCCCGCAAACCGAGCATCAGGTCCCCAAGGTAATGGTCAAAGAGAAGTAGGACCATCCGCGCAAAGAGGCCCTCAAGGTGCTACCAGTGGTAGACAGGGTACGAACGCTCGTTCTTTTGCACTAAACCGAAGAGTGGGACGTTAA
- a CDS encoding TadE/TadG family type IV pilus assembly protein, with translation MKFKRIHKRTKKQTKRSGFLSMELVLVLPIFGIVLFALLEFTLLFYARADVVEASRIGARLATLPGVTQENVEQEVLKILPPQLGQGAVIQTELGEHAGDVVTVAVSIPMSLASPNLLWPIGYDLTEQNLYSETRMIKE, from the coding sequence ATGAAATTCAAACGAATTCATAAAAGAACTAAGAAGCAAACAAAGCGAAGCGGGTTTCTGAGTATGGAACTCGTGTTGGTACTACCAATCTTCGGAATTGTTTTGTTTGCACTTTTGGAGTTTACACTCCTTTTTTACGCTCGTGCGGATGTAGTTGAAGCCAGCCGCATTGGTGCTCGTCTGGCAACATTACCAGGTGTAACACAGGAAAATGTAGAACAAGAAGTACTCAAAATACTTCCACCACAATTAGGCCAAGGGGCTGTAATCCAAACGGAGCTGGGAGAACATGCAGGAGATGTCGTTACAGTTGCTGTTAGCATACCCATGTCACTGGCATCTCCTAATTTACTTTGGCCCATTGGTTACGACTTAACAGAACAAAATTTGTATTCAGAAACCAGAATGATTAAAGAGTAA
- a CDS encoding S1C family serine protease: MQRKFVCTQIVTSILLILLLPASSQSAVVDPAVLAAQKQRIDVIKAVSPSVVAIFGGSGQGGGSGVLVTPDGYALTNFHVVSGAGNFMKCGLNDGKLYDAVIVSIDPTGDVAMIRLLGRNDFPIAKLGNSDTVKVGDWAYAMGNPFLLATDFQPTITYGIVSGVHRYQYPAGTFLEYTDCIQVDSSINPGNSGGPLFNARGELIGINGRGSFEKRGRVNSGAGYAISINQIKHFWDHLKSGRIVDHAALGATVSTGADSTIDVSEILEESDVYRKGLQLGDEIVSFAGRPMRSVNQFKNILGIYPAGWTLPLVYRRDEKKTKIYVRLQNLHSASELQEQAGQKKVIPDKAPTPEDKKAPRIPNPHAKPTVTPPPEKYKHLYVPKTGFANYYFNQQHQDRLLQTLTDRSDFSDRKGTWTLTGKQIDGDEFTLTLADKGVGFEIGDEVFLQSLESGILVDEPPGTGGLLAALHHFRLLLSGQTKRFTDFYYLGSEPLDGKNEMVDVLVGTLTGAISRWYFSKSDLSLRGFDFYLTENSEVCTIRFEQFQTLNGQDFPSELDVFIGNRPVMKLKIERLKLETLEDMKK; encoded by the coding sequence ATGCAGAGAAAATTCGTCTGTACTCAGATAGTAACTAGCATTCTGTTGATTTTGTTGCTGCCTGCTTCTTCACAGTCAGCAGTTGTCGATCCAGCAGTCTTGGCAGCGCAAAAACAGCGTATTGATGTCATTAAAGCAGTCTCTCCTTCAGTCGTTGCCATCTTTGGTGGATCTGGACAAGGAGGAGGTTCGGGCGTGCTCGTTACTCCAGATGGATATGCTCTGACAAACTTTCACGTTGTTTCCGGAGCTGGTAACTTCATGAAGTGTGGTCTCAACGATGGCAAACTCTATGATGCTGTTATTGTGAGTATTGATCCCACTGGTGATGTCGCAATGATCAGGTTACTCGGGCGTAATGACTTTCCCATAGCAAAATTGGGAAATAGTGATACGGTCAAAGTTGGGGACTGGGCTTATGCCATGGGAAACCCATTTTTATTGGCAACTGATTTTCAACCGACAATTACCTATGGAATTGTCAGTGGAGTACATCGATATCAATATCCCGCTGGCACATTTTTAGAATATACAGATTGTATTCAAGTTGATTCATCAATCAATCCAGGAAACTCGGGAGGACCTCTGTTTAACGCGCGTGGTGAATTAATCGGAATTAATGGACGCGGCTCATTTGAAAAACGAGGACGAGTTAATTCAGGTGCGGGATACGCCATTTCTATTAATCAGATCAAACATTTCTGGGATCATCTCAAGAGTGGTCGCATCGTAGACCATGCCGCTTTGGGAGCAACTGTTTCCACGGGTGCTGACTCTACGATTGATGTTTCTGAGATTCTGGAAGAATCAGACGTTTATCGAAAAGGTCTGCAGTTGGGTGATGAGATTGTATCTTTTGCAGGCCGCCCTATGCGTAGTGTCAACCAATTTAAAAATATCTTAGGAATCTATCCTGCAGGCTGGACTTTGCCGCTTGTCTATCGACGGGATGAGAAAAAGACGAAAATCTATGTGCGCCTTCAAAATTTGCATAGCGCTTCGGAACTACAGGAACAAGCAGGACAAAAAAAAGTGATTCCTGATAAGGCCCCCACACCTGAAGACAAAAAAGCTCCTCGGATTCCTAATCCACATGCAAAACCAACTGTGACACCACCTCCAGAGAAATATAAACATCTCTACGTTCCTAAAACCGGGTTTGCAAATTATTACTTTAATCAACAACACCAAGACCGATTATTACAAACCTTAACGGATCGTAGTGATTTTTCTGACCGTAAAGGAACTTGGACTCTGACCGGCAAACAGATTGATGGCGATGAATTTACACTCACGTTAGCTGATAAAGGCGTGGGCTTTGAAATTGGCGATGAGGTGTTCCTGCAATCACTGGAGTCCGGAATCCTAGTGGATGAACCACCTGGAACTGGTGGCCTGTTGGCAGCTTTACATCACTTCCGGTTATTACTATCCGGTCAGACGAAGCGCTTCACCGACTTTTATTACTTGGGTAGTGAACCCCTTGACGGAAAAAATGAAATGGTTGATGTGTTGGTCGGCACACTAACAGGTGCCATTTCCCGCTGGTACTTCAGTAAATCAGACCTTTCTCTGCGAGGCTTTGACTTTTATCTCACAGAAAATTCAGAAGTTTGTACAATTCGTTTTGAGCAATTTCAAACTCTCAATGGACAAGATTTCCCAAGCGAATTAGATGTCTTTATTGGAAATCGTCCCGTCATGAAATTAAAAATTGAACGGTTGAAACTAGAAACTTTAGAGGACATGAAAAAATAG
- a CDS encoding PDZ domain-containing protein: MTQTITKLFLTLTTIISVQLQAVHGQSSQPDLELLEERAFKQAAAFMNPSIVRIETVGGQERVGKIVTGTGPTSGVIVSKDGLIISSAFNFIGKPTSILVTLPDERRFPAQIVASDHLKMLTLLKIEAQNLPVPLAVPENEIQVGMWSIALGRTFNLEQPSVSVGIVSALERIWGKAIQTDAKISPVNYGGPLVDINGRLMGILVPLSPGATGETAGVEWYDSGIGFAIPIQDVLKIIPRLNTGKDLYPGLLGITLSGKGNLSTDMKLDRVRYGSPAQEAGIKSGDVLTKLDGHTVSMHSQVKHVLMNKYAGESVSLTVTRTGSKEPLTLKATLVKKLVPFESGFLGILPQREFNDPSERGVRVRYVFSKSPAELAGLKLNDQILEFNRQKVTNSKSLASMVNHLRPGDSAELLLLREEQPLTVKVTLQSIPHTVENTLPSQIVSSKTALKNKPAFKKGHFKDTLPGDEQKFWAYVPEDYNPDNQYGLMVWIHPHGNTMESNILKSWKSICEQRGIIIVGPTAQDVIRWNRGESEFVKEVVESMLAQYSIDPKRIFLLSHTDGSDFAFHLVFKYREFFRGIAVSESSIKSKPPETDPDFPLSIYFVLNAQNPFNQFLKPQIEILRKMNYPTVFQMIKSKNQAGEYLDKPFLEEIGRWADSLDRI; encoded by the coding sequence ATGACTCAGACAATCACAAAATTATTTCTCACTTTGACAACGATTATCAGCGTGCAGCTTCAAGCTGTTCATGGTCAGTCTTCTCAACCTGACCTGGAATTACTGGAAGAACGAGCCTTCAAACAAGCTGCCGCGTTTATGAATCCCTCTATCGTCAGAATTGAAACTGTCGGTGGGCAAGAACGCGTAGGAAAAATTGTGACCGGTACCGGCCCCACTTCCGGTGTCATTGTTAGCAAAGATGGTTTGATTATATCCAGTGCCTTCAATTTTATTGGAAAACCAACTTCAATATTAGTGACTCTGCCAGATGAACGCCGCTTTCCAGCACAGATTGTCGCGAGTGACCATTTGAAGATGCTGACTTTATTGAAAATCGAAGCACAAAACCTTCCGGTCCCTTTGGCAGTCCCTGAAAATGAAATCCAAGTAGGTATGTGGTCGATTGCCCTAGGACGAACATTTAATTTGGAACAACCAAGTGTATCTGTCGGAATTGTGAGTGCCTTGGAGAGAATCTGGGGAAAAGCCATTCAGACCGATGCAAAAATTTCCCCGGTCAATTACGGAGGTCCACTGGTAGACATTAATGGTCGCCTGATGGGCATTCTGGTCCCGCTCTCTCCTGGAGCAACCGGAGAAACAGCGGGCGTTGAATGGTACGACTCAGGAATCGGATTTGCGATTCCCATACAAGATGTACTAAAAATTATTCCTCGACTGAATACCGGAAAAGATCTCTATCCTGGATTATTAGGCATCACATTGAGTGGAAAGGGAAATCTGTCTACTGATATGAAACTGGATCGCGTTCGCTATGGAAGCCCTGCTCAAGAAGCTGGAATTAAATCTGGCGATGTTTTGACAAAGCTGGACGGCCACACCGTCAGTATGCATTCCCAAGTAAAACATGTCTTGATGAATAAGTATGCTGGCGAATCAGTTAGCCTCACAGTTACTCGAACCGGCTCAAAAGAACCTCTAACTCTTAAAGCAACCTTGGTAAAAAAACTAGTTCCATTTGAATCAGGATTTTTAGGAATACTCCCCCAACGAGAATTCAACGATCCATCAGAAAGAGGAGTACGTGTCCGGTATGTGTTTTCAAAATCTCCCGCTGAACTAGCAGGCTTGAAATTAAATGACCAGATTTTAGAATTTAATCGGCAGAAGGTTACCAATTCCAAATCACTGGCATCAATGGTCAACCATTTACGTCCTGGTGATTCTGCAGAATTATTGCTGTTACGTGAAGAACAACCGTTAACAGTTAAAGTCACTTTACAATCGATTCCGCATACTGTCGAAAATACTTTGCCAAGCCAGATCGTTTCATCTAAAACTGCCCTCAAAAACAAACCAGCTTTCAAAAAAGGGCACTTTAAAGATACGCTCCCCGGCGATGAACAAAAATTTTGGGCTTATGTCCCTGAGGACTATAATCCCGATAACCAATATGGTCTGATGGTATGGATTCACCCTCACGGAAATACGATGGAATCCAATATTTTAAAGAGTTGGAAGAGTATTTGTGAGCAACGTGGAATCATCATTGTTGGTCCGACAGCACAAGATGTGATTCGTTGGAATCGAGGTGAATCCGAGTTTGTCAAAGAAGTCGTTGAATCAATGCTGGCTCAATATTCTATTGATCCAAAACGCATTTTTCTGCTTAGCCACACTGACGGGAGTGATTTCGCCTTCCATCTAGTATTTAAGTATCGAGAATTCTTTCGAGGAATTGCCGTTTCAGAATCATCCATAAAAAGTAAGCCTCCTGAAACCGACCCTGATTTCCCACTCAGCATCTACTTTGTCTTAAATGCCCAAAACCCCTTTAATCAGTTCCTAAAACCGCAAATAGAAATCTTACGCAAAATGAACTATCCAACGGTATTCCAAATGATTAAGAGTAAGAATCAAGCTGGGGAATATCTTGACAAACCATTTTTAGAAGAAATTGGTCGCTGGGCAGACAGCCTGGACCGAATTTAA
- a CDS encoding prepilin peptidase produces MDFPLTQLSLYVMAISVGIFTVIAAITDLKARKIYNVLTVPFFVLGIVYQAVFNGWEGLMYGGLGFLAGFGSFFLIWIVGSGAAGDVKMMGALSVWLGFKATLAVMIVGTVFVLFGSFAILFWSVITKGTRKTKETYLATGKTLKSKKKQKPETMEQKQKRGLMPFALPVVLATWSVTTWMVVKSVVLQ; encoded by the coding sequence ATGGATTTTCCGTTAACACAGCTCTCACTATATGTCATGGCAATAAGTGTGGGGATTTTCACAGTCATTGCAGCCATCACGGACCTCAAAGCGAGAAAAATCTATAACGTATTAACCGTCCCTTTCTTTGTTCTTGGTATTGTTTATCAAGCGGTTTTCAATGGCTGGGAAGGTTTGATGTATGGTGGATTAGGTTTTCTGGCAGGGTTTGGATCATTTTTCCTGATCTGGATCGTGGGTAGTGGTGCTGCCGGAGACGTGAAAATGATGGGCGCCTTATCTGTTTGGTTAGGTTTTAAAGCGACACTTGCTGTCATGATTGTTGGTACGGTCTTTGTGCTGTTTGGCTCATTTGCAATATTGTTCTGGAGTGTGATTACAAAGGGAACACGTAAAACGAAAGAAACCTATCTGGCAACTGGTAAGACCTTAAAGAGTAAAAAGAAACAGAAACCTGAAACAATGGAACAAAAGCAAAAGAGAGGCCTGATGCCTTTTGCACTTCCTGTTGTATTGGCAACCTGGAGTGTGACGACCTGGATGGTGGTTAAATCTGTAGTACTCCAGTAG
- a CDS encoding CpaF family protein encodes MVLQSETTVETSTVEAKKAFQRLKTQLHHQMVDAIDFSKAGELPEEDLRVKLRGLAEHLCMQQDIELNQNNRDVMVREILDEIYGFGPLEPLMSDPDISDVLVNGADKVFIERNGVLEQTDINFADDEHLIQLIHRLVGRAGRRIDEVSPMVDAKLPDGSRLNAVIPPLALKGPTLSIRRFRTQALLFDDMVRMESLAPDMAKFLEIAVNGRLNILISGGTGAGKTTLLNNLSRYISGKERIVTIEQTAELQLQQPDVVSLEARPSNIEGQGEINQRDLLKNSLRMRPDRIIVGESRGGEVLEMLQAMNTGHDGSMSTVHANDTRDALDRLELMIALSGAELPNTIARRYIASAVHLLVHITRLPNGKRKVMRISELIGFQNGEYMVEDLFVYRITNVDSEGEVHGSFYATGHKPVAMNWLTQTNFNDSEDLFHARELELTQKPSDKQDE; translated from the coding sequence ATGGTATTACAAAGCGAAACTACCGTTGAGACTTCAACAGTAGAAGCCAAAAAAGCCTTTCAAAGGTTGAAAACGCAACTGCATCATCAGATGGTTGACGCCATTGATTTTTCGAAAGCAGGGGAACTGCCTGAGGAAGATTTGCGTGTGAAGTTGCGAGGATTAGCAGAGCATCTCTGCATGCAACAAGATATTGAATTGAACCAAAATAATCGCGATGTGATGGTGCGCGAAATCCTGGACGAAATCTACGGTTTTGGTCCACTGGAACCATTAATGAGTGATCCTGACATCAGCGATGTGCTGGTAAATGGTGCCGACAAAGTTTTCATTGAACGTAACGGGGTTTTGGAACAAACCGATATCAACTTTGCCGACGACGAACACTTGATCCAATTGATTCACCGTCTCGTGGGTCGCGCTGGTCGCCGAATCGATGAAGTCTCGCCGATGGTCGATGCCAAACTTCCCGATGGCTCCCGTTTAAATGCAGTGATTCCACCGTTGGCTTTAAAAGGTCCAACACTTTCTATTCGACGTTTCCGAACACAGGCTTTACTCTTTGATGATATGGTGCGAATGGAGTCGTTAGCACCTGACATGGCAAAGTTTCTGGAAATCGCGGTTAATGGTCGCCTTAATATCCTGATTAGTGGTGGTACTGGTGCTGGAAAAACGACGCTCTTGAATAATCTGAGCCGTTATATTTCTGGTAAAGAACGAATTGTCACCATCGAACAGACGGCGGAATTACAACTTCAGCAACCAGATGTGGTTTCTCTCGAAGCCCGCCCTTCCAACATTGAAGGTCAAGGAGAAATTAACCAGAGAGACTTATTGAAAAACAGTCTTCGAATGCGGCCTGATCGCATTATTGTTGGTGAATCGCGTGGCGGTGAAGTATTGGAAATGCTGCAGGCGATGAATACTGGTCACGATGGTTCGATGAGTACCGTTCACGCCAATGATACACGTGACGCCTTAGACCGGCTTGAGTTGATGATCGCACTATCCGGGGCAGAGCTTCCTAACACTATTGCCCGTCGTTATATCGCTTCAGCCGTTCACTTGCTGGTACACATTACTCGACTCCCTAATGGTAAACGAAAAGTTATGCGTATTTCGGAACTGATCGGGTTCCAGAATGGCGAATATATGGTGGAAGACCTGTTTGTCTATCGCATTACGAATGTTGATTCAGAAGGTGAAGTGCATGGCTCATTTTATGCCACCGGGCATAAACCGGTTGCAATGAACTGGTTAACTCAGACTAACTTTAACGACTCCGAAGACCTCTTTCATGCACGTGAATTAGAATTAACTCAAAAACCATCAGACAAGCAGGATGAATAG
- a CDS encoding type II secretion system F family protein: MATDAAINTRNSADDFSEILRDRNKYATTDSKEIGNRVNGGFDELIVQSGIDAHPSVVLFFCLMMSILLGGLVFILQENFLSTSMAVMFGAMLPIGYLIFRRSRRQKQINEQLSDMIDELARSAKTGRSLTHCFIDVAEKTAAPLGDELKKSARRLQMGVSMKAALDGLYEQTGVASLNILSMALIVHQETGGDLVKVLERLARTIRDRMLFLGRLRTATAGSRATAVLMIALPPLILGFFILRDSTYLTTLMASSWGRGATFTAIALQIIGSIWVLRVLKTSQRT, translated from the coding sequence ATGGCAACCGATGCCGCAATTAATACCCGAAATTCTGCAGATGATTTTTCCGAAATTCTCCGCGATCGAAATAAATATGCCACCACCGATTCTAAAGAAATTGGGAATCGCGTAAATGGTGGTTTTGATGAGTTGATTGTCCAATCTGGAATCGACGCCCATCCAAGTGTTGTCTTGTTTTTCTGCTTGATGATGTCGATCCTGCTAGGCGGACTGGTCTTTATTTTACAGGAAAATTTCCTTTCCACATCGATGGCTGTAATGTTCGGGGCCATGCTACCTATCGGCTATTTAATTTTTCGACGCAGTCGACGCCAGAAACAAATCAATGAACAACTTTCGGATATGATTGACGAACTGGCTCGTTCTGCAAAAACGGGACGTAGCTTAACCCACTGTTTTATCGATGTCGCAGAAAAAACCGCAGCACCTTTAGGTGATGAACTCAAAAAGTCAGCTCGAAGGTTACAAATGGGCGTTTCGATGAAGGCGGCTTTGGATGGACTTTACGAACAAACCGGTGTAGCGAGTTTGAACATTCTTTCGATGGCATTAATTGTTCACCAGGAAACCGGGGGCGACCTGGTCAAAGTTCTTGAACGACTGGCAAGAACCATTCGTGACCGTATGTTATTTTTGGGTCGATTGCGTACAGCCACTGCTGGTAGCCGTGCGACGGCAGTTTTGATGATTGCCCTGCCCCCTTTGATTTTAGGGTTCTTCATCTTACGTGATTCAACTTATTTGACCACGTTGATGGCGTCTTCCTGGGGTCGTGGAGCGACATTTACTGCTATCGCATTACAAATAATTGGATCCATCTGGGTTCTAAGAGTCCTTAAAACAAGTCAACGTACCTGA
- a CDS encoding inositol monophosphatase family protein: protein MNSTELIKTAETAARLGAKCLLDWVDKFQVSEKGRADLVTDADFASQTAIVEHISQQFPSHHMLGEEGLAHQEGESDYRWVIDPLDGTSNYVHGFPYYCVSIGLEFKGELILGVVYDPNADEMFSAFREQGAKLNGKPITPSQIPSLDQAMVVASLPVGTSAQDIAVKRFLRVLPEAQTVQRTGSAALNLCYVSAGRIDGYWSSNLKPWDMAAGVLICRESGGTVTSIEDGSYSIEIPSILATNGTNIHNELQTLLAEPLF from the coding sequence TTGAATTCCACTGAATTGATAAAAACTGCTGAGACTGCTGCTCGACTGGGAGCAAAATGCCTGCTGGATTGGGTTGACAAGTTCCAAGTCTCTGAAAAAGGAAGAGCCGATCTGGTAACGGATGCTGATTTTGCATCACAAACGGCAATTGTAGAACATATCAGCCAGCAGTTTCCGTCTCATCATATGTTAGGCGAAGAGGGACTGGCACACCAGGAGGGAGAATCTGACTATCGTTGGGTGATTGATCCGCTTGATGGTACATCAAATTACGTCCACGGCTTCCCCTACTATTGCGTGTCTATCGGCCTCGAATTTAAGGGTGAACTGATCTTGGGAGTTGTCTACGATCCTAATGCTGATGAGATGTTTTCTGCCTTTCGTGAACAGGGAGCAAAGTTAAACGGGAAGCCTATCACCCCTTCTCAGATTCCGTCTCTTGATCAAGCGATGGTAGTGGCCAGCTTACCAGTTGGGACTTCAGCACAAGACATTGCCGTTAAACGATTTTTAAGAGTGCTACCTGAAGCACAGACAGTCCAACGTACGGGTTCCGCTGCTTTGAATTTATGCTATGTTTCGGCCGGTCGAATCGATGGATACTGGTCCAGCAATCTGAAACCGTGGGATATGGCAGCCGGTGTACTCATCTGCCGTGAATCTGGAGGTACGGTGACATCCATCGAAGACGGTTCCTATTCCATTGAAATTCCTAGTATTTTAGCAACAAATGGAACAAATATTCATAACGAGTTACAAACATTGTTAGCTGAGCCTCTTTTTTAG